The following DNA comes from Miscanthus floridulus cultivar M001 chromosome 5, ASM1932011v1, whole genome shotgun sequence.
actcgtcctcgataaaaggatggattactcaagacataacttTAGggcaagacatcaacataaaaccattcctagtcatacatgcactgtaggattcaaagtgtctaccatgaaactttgggtggTTGATAAATGGAACAACTGGAagcagatcaccatcttccttcaatcAAGTTAATTGgaaaacattttaagatttttaaaaacaaaacatagcttaccttctccttcttgtggtactctcaaatcactcatatatgtagtatttttggatcctgACCTAGGCATTACTAACTTCgccttctttttgcctacttctaaaagcttacgTGGAGCTCAGGTTGGGATaaatatgaaaacatacttgcattgcatatattgtaaagtcaaaacaaggatccgagaagaaaaatggcatactcttagatcaagatgtgcatgtgagtggaatatatatggtggctaacctaattctactatgctccttgaaacatgtcTCACTTTGTTTGAAAATTGaaaaacttttgcaagaaaacatgggctatcttattcatttttctttcttcttcttttttttcaggcaggcatctgagtacccattattttagatatcttagacacttgtctattttttccaatacttttctttttctttcttgaataactcttgcatagcccatgcctcttcttcTACAatttgaaacttttcaagagaggtATTTACAAgagcttggagcatttatcctaacaaacatatttttgtgtctattcccaatgtagagtagaacatttttgggtggatggaaaataTGTTTTTTGCATACTCCTAGTGTAGAAGCAAcacatatatgtggagtgtacgtgatcttgatcttgagagcattataaatttctcaacaagggccacaaggtttgaccaaactcaataccatGACAAGTAGTAAATGTAGAAGGTTTTCCTAGtctatgtatggctctggtgggatattgcttaccacaaaggagaggtgtagccaTTCCTTTTAgagtttttgaaataaaattctccaataacaagacatcaagaatcaagttctcattattctactatatctcattccacaacaacttaagtatcatggggtccctaataataagttcccaacagCAGCAAGACTTCTAAGAAAAGAGTCATGTAGTCTATCCTTTAGTCATGACTAAAATAATCTTTCATCAGGTTTTAAGTTGTTTTATTAAAGGTTTTTCAATTTGGTGCGAGACAGAAAGTAGAATATGTGAAAATAGAACATATGGGCCATAACCTTGACCGTGGACAAAGCATGAGGCGAGCGGACATAGTAGTGGGCTGAACAGCCCAAGAGGGAGACCGAGCAGCCTGTTTCGGAGCCTATTCGGGTCTAACTTTGGTCGACGTGGTTCTTGGTCCATTACTTTCTGAATTTCATAATTTTCGTGTCCGAATTCCATCTTGTTGTCGtggtgtaacaccccaaaatttcatttgcaaattagtaattaaatttgagcatttatttgattttctatgcattttaacctaggccaaataataattttggttaattaaaattaactataaggtttaaaaacatgtttgttgcattcatgtcgaagcatactatttttggttgagtgtagggctaggttgtttgaggttgaattcaaatttcatttgaatttgatcaATTTTCAAAGCTCTAAAAATAGGAAAGGATTTTCTTTTAAAAACTTTCTTCTTTCTCCTATCTAGCCCAACTCTAGAACTAGCCCAGGCTTTCTTTTCTTTCCCCGCATTCGGTTTTGGCCTTGGCTTGCTAGCGGCCCAGCCCCgtgcctcccctcccttccctccttCACGCACGTGGCCCAACAACTTCGGCCTACTCATGGCCCACTCTGTGCCTTAGCTTCGCACTGCACACATGCACGAGATCGTGGCCTAGTTTAGCATGCTTGGCCTAGCTCTCCGCGCCCATGCCCGTGCGCTCGTTttgtctctcttcctctctctacaTGAAGGACCCACTCGTCAGCCGCCCACCTTCCCTTCCTTCTTTGTTCCCGATGATGGCGCACGCCATGCATGGTAACTCACTGCCACGCCCGCGCCAACCAAGGAAGGATTCGAAATCCACGGATTCATAGCTCCACGCGCCCGCTTCCCATCTCTGCCATGCCTGATCGCCTATAAAACCTGCCACcgagcccctccctctctccctttttcCCCATCTACACCCGAGCTCACACTGCTGCCATAATCCACCCGCGTCGGTGCTCCAACGCCATCGACAACACACCTAGAGGCTTCGTCGTGACTCACCCCGACTATAGGTGCCCTCATCTCTTCATTTTGGTAACCCATCGCATGGAATCATACTCACCCATGACATTCTCTCTCTAGCTCACCGTCGCCATCGACCTGGCCCCTTAGAGCCCTCCTGGACGATGCGAACGCCTTCCTCGGACTCATGGTGAGCCGCTTGAACTTCCTATGccttctttttggtaattgatgccCTGGAGCGCCGTATCGGTGAGCTTTAGTCATGCCATCCATGGTGCCACCATGGGAACCATCGCCTCGACATGCTCCCCATCATCAATTTGTACCCCACTGAGTTCACGAGAGCCTGTGCTTCATTTCCATGCTGTTGGTTTCGATCGAGGTGGTCCAAAACGCCATATTGGCGTCCGCCGTGGTGTTCGGCTCACCGCTAGCCATGGCGGGCTCGCTGGAGCCACTGTGCAGGCAATGGGGGTTCTCCCCTTCATTCCTCACCCTACTTGGACAACCGAGATTAGAACATAACCCTTCAGGGTCatatcggtccaccatggacccgtgGACTTGATCCACGCCATCACCCACACCGGTCCACCTACACAGTGGTGCACCGTGCCAACCCGAGCATACCATGTGGCGCCCAGTCAGCGGCCACGCGGTCAACCCACGGTCCAATATAGTTCAAAAGTATTACTTTTTAGTCCTATTTTCTTCTGTTTTAGCCCCTATAGTTTTAGGAAATAGTGTGCACCGTCCAtaattcatttaaattcagattttattagtttaaattcaaatttgagctcagtttatttacagaaatgccattgaaacttattttatgcataacttttgtgttttaagtctgatttgagtgattcttttgctcatgtgttcgtagcagttcatagattagttttataagcttttcaatcatgattttttactgtttggtgtactgttctaatagaagtctatttgtatgcatgtgatgattgGATTGGAttcttgattggtgaattggaacacgtttagagggtgatcagttcAAGGTTACTGAGGTTTAGTAAGGAGACCAGTAGTACTAGGAGGAAAACTTTGAGGAAGgaaagtgtagcaaaggccccttgtacctatgaactctacaattcatatacaagcatgtgtctaaatttgaattacctttaaggactttgcctagattactacttgtaccacatatccttgatacctatggtttgggatgcattttggaaagatgctgcagcgctcaacataaaataattattaatcatgactaaaggtattatggaatgtgttcaaatggagctttttagcaacaattagggggctaaAGTAtagggttgagtgctctagtgcctctccataaggacttaatcttgaagcggccacctaggaggtttcgtacaacccagagtgtcatatggctctgactttaacctattaactagattgtactagctcatcaaTAGCTTTtcataagggcaagaggggggcactagttggtatgtttcttttcctactATGGTGTGTACCATGCCGCGACCAggagtgccactcctagaggagggccacatatggctagacagctgaaaccttagcagctacgacttgttagtgtgactagcgaagggttatgtagtgaaaccctgccacacttcctaggtagaggtgttgtgggctttgcaaaccccagcattgggaatcacggctcggtgggtaaagttgtacaatttctatagaaatatttaacatgttataacagccgtgctcacggatatgagtgatctggatccttcatgattagtggttactatggatggttgggaaattgatataatcttgattattcaATATTACCACTTGGGTTGGGATTATTCAacaaagtagtgattcaggatgctaaaacttgaccaactaaaattgctcACCGTAGTCAAaccatgtctagcctttgagcctcatagatccctttgatatacttgctaagcatggtgagcttacacttgttttacattcaatgaaaatcctagatgggtaacagataatacatatgaagagtttctggaggatgtccaggactactagattgatgttcactagttggagtccctgtggcagtttggGCTTAGTTTTCTGCTTTATGTAATAATGTTGCTGATGAGCAAGACTACCAAtatgatgagatatgtgatgtaataaagtactttactttgataatATTACAATTTAAggatatatgtgtgtttggacatcctaggcgcacatatatgagtacttgattttgctatgcaaaattgggtgagaaatggacgtttttaggatcacattatctttattttgctaCCTTTAATTTACTATCAAAATTTTTTCTTATATGTTGTCTTTTATCTGTTGCAAAAATTatcttattctaatactcaaccttttcaatcttatagatggcccACACCAAGCTGACACCCTGTAAGCGTACCATTGTGATGCCAACAAGGAGGAGAGGTTCACACTTGGCAAGCATGTTCCCCCACACCTAGTTGAGGCCTTGAGGGACATGGAGGAGGAACTgcctatggaggtgcccatggaggAACCTCTAGAGGACCAGATGGAGGATGAATCCATGGATGAAGAGACTGAAGAGGGGCCCATGTATGAGGAGCCTATAGAGATAGAAGAATCtgaggaggagcccatggaggAAGCTGAACAGGGGGGTCAGGATGGAGCTGGTGAccctgatgatggtgatgattctgatgatggggatagtgatggtggtgatggagatggtggagatgacAGTGATGATAGtggagatgatggtggtgatggtgatagagatggaggagacggtggagatgatggtgatgattACCATGCTGCACTACTGGCTTAGGGGTGGACCAtggagatccactatgatttGTAGGGCAttgcctactaccaccccaagcttctcTCCCTTGTACGCCGCTACCACACCAGGTGCACTGTACAATACCGgatggagcattggacccaccccgactacaccggcttctgggagacaaAAGTGTACATCCACGAAGGGAGTCGGGTGCACTACATCCATCGTGCTATCACAGCACGGCTCACACATGCAGCCACCATTCAGGATGCTGCTCGACAGGCGTTGGTGGTCAATCGTGAccgccacttcgacgacatcaAATGGGAGGAGGATCATTATCTTCCCCGCCGTTGAAGCGGCCAATCCACCTACAACATCGCCacaccacttgaggagg
Coding sequences within:
- the LOC136454509 gene encoding uncharacterized protein produces the protein MEEELPMEVPMEEPLEDQMEDESMDEETEEGPMYEEPIEIEESEEEPMEEAEQGGQDGAGDPDDGDDSDDGDSDGGDGDGGDDSDDSGDDGGDGDRDGGDGGDDGDDYHAALLA